A single window of Leclercia adecarboxylata DNA harbors:
- a CDS encoding serine protease: MKRLHYALAALMAPLTLLGCVVMSGTSRTDFSATKQADLVFIGLPAPLNWLAAGMQGTTFAVSSTLSLTAAHVAVPLLKPIRAQHPACDVAVIADNNRGKIVHQLAWARVGRNVTLFGYSAINSLPKSSMGKIDGFVKRDGCYYGIITGAGAVSGMSGGPVIDSLTGETVGIITNVIPGKGAVAFVAVQDFTNLLDRMRIPYKTY, encoded by the coding sequence ATGAAGCGTCTGCATTATGCTCTCGCCGCACTCATGGCACCCCTTACACTGCTGGGGTGCGTGGTGATGTCCGGCACCAGCCGCACCGACTTTTCCGCCACGAAACAGGCGGATCTCGTCTTTATCGGCCTGCCTGCGCCGCTAAACTGGCTTGCGGCCGGGATGCAGGGCACCACCTTTGCAGTCTCAAGCACGCTTTCTCTTACCGCCGCCCACGTCGCGGTGCCGTTGCTGAAGCCCATCAGGGCGCAACATCCGGCCTGCGACGTGGCGGTGATTGCCGATAACAACCGGGGCAAGATCGTGCATCAGCTGGCCTGGGCCAGGGTCGGGCGCAACGTTACCCTGTTCGGCTACAGCGCTATTAATAGTCTGCCTAAATCCAGCATGGGAAAAATCGACGGCTTCGTGAAGCGTGACGGCTGCTACTACGGCATCATCACCGGGGCGGGGGCGGTGTCCGGCATGTCAGGCGGGCCGGTCATCGACAGCCTGACCGGGGAGACGGTGGGCATCATCACCAACGTCATCCCCGGCAAAGGGGCAGTGGCATTCGTCGCGGTCCAGGATTTTACCAACCTGCTGGACCGGATGCGCATCCCCTATAAGACCTACTGA